Genomic DNA from Gilliamella sp. ESL0441:
TATATCCACTTCTGTATTTGTATCACTCACATAAGCATAAAAATTCGGGTTATTTCCTTGCAGACCGATGGGGTCTTGGCATATATAAGTTCCTGTATTACTGTCGTAATATCGGAAGCGGTTATAATAAAGCCCCGTTTCAACATCCTCATACTGCCCCAGTTGCCTGAACGGAATAAACGACTTATTGTTAAAGGTATCTTCCCGTATTCTGCCATAAATGTCAAACTCCACCTGCCAAACCAGTTCACCTTTATCATCATAGGCCTGAGCGGGTCTGCCCAAATAATCCGATACAATCGAGTAGGACTTGCCCTCGCATAGCTTTGCAGTAGAAAGATAGCTTTACACATCCTAATTATTAAAATTGCGAATTAAAAACAGCTCGAAAGA
This window encodes:
- a CDS encoding RHS repeat domain-containing protein, which codes for MGRPAQAYDDKGELVWQVEFDIYGRIREDTFNNKSFIPFRQLGQYEDVETGLYYNRFRYYDSNTGTYICQDPIGLQGNNPNFYAYVSDTNTEVDIFGLSKYNPIEVLGREVYQNPVDFGGGVPTFVDPIVGKTNPTVQKLLDAGASNYDLMSKGKTP